In one Pseudarthrobacter sp. NBSH8 genomic region, the following are encoded:
- a CDS encoding branched-chain amino acid transaminase: MPKFQETTAAVASGQPVPGQPVKYLLHDGELVDYADARLHVLSTSLKYGVGVFEGFRAYWSEDEHQLYAFRIGDHMKRLIDSMRVVEIDGPKDIVQLGEQLLGLIRANELRGNLHMRAQVFVDSKDGKPEDTGPSTVFMAAIPMGNYFGSTGLDVQISSWARLSDRSMPPRVKSIANYQNGRLALLEAKRNGYNAALLLTENGHVAEGAGYNVFMVRQGRLCTPPVTDSILEGITRDSVLHLARTELGIDVDIRPIDRTELYSADEVFVCGSAAEVNHVASVDRTTIGKGTAGDITRSLQDLYQQAVLGRVAADQNWATPVYPA; encoded by the coding sequence ATGCCCAAATTTCAGGAAACAACAGCCGCAGTAGCCAGCGGACAGCCCGTTCCGGGCCAGCCGGTGAAATACCTCCTCCACGATGGGGAGCTGGTGGACTACGCCGACGCCCGCCTCCATGTGCTGAGCACCTCGCTCAAGTACGGCGTTGGAGTCTTTGAGGGGTTCCGTGCGTACTGGAGCGAGGACGAGCACCAGCTGTACGCATTCAGGATCGGCGACCACATGAAGCGCCTGATTGATTCCATGAGGGTAGTAGAGATTGACGGCCCGAAGGACATTGTCCAGCTCGGCGAGCAGCTGCTGGGACTGATCCGGGCCAACGAACTGCGCGGCAATCTGCACATGCGGGCCCAGGTGTTTGTGGATTCCAAGGACGGCAAGCCGGAGGACACCGGCCCGTCCACCGTCTTCATGGCAGCCATCCCCATGGGCAACTACTTCGGTTCCACAGGCCTGGATGTGCAGATCAGCAGCTGGGCCCGGCTCTCGGACCGGTCCATGCCGCCCAGGGTGAAGTCGATCGCCAACTACCAGAACGGCAGGCTTGCCCTGCTGGAAGCCAAGCGCAACGGCTACAACGCGGCGCTGCTGCTCACGGAGAACGGACACGTCGCCGAGGGCGCCGGCTACAACGTCTTCATGGTCCGCCAGGGGAGGTTGTGCACTCCCCCCGTGACTGACAGCATCCTCGAGGGAATCACCCGGGACAGCGTCCTGCACCTCGCCCGCACGGAGCTGGGCATTGACGTCGATATCCGCCCCATCGACCGCACCGAGCTGTACTCGGCCGACGAAGTCTTTGTCTGCGGCAGCGCGGCAGAGGTCAACCACGTTGCGTCCGTGGACCGCACCACCATCGGCAAGGGAACAGCCGGAGACATCACCCGCAGCCTCCAGGATCTGTACCAGCAGGCCGTCCTCGGACGTGTGGCCGCGGACCAGAACTGGGCCACGCCCGTCTACCCGGCATAG
- a CDS encoding acetamidase/formamidase family protein: protein MQDIQPLQEVPSAELARASYEHASPSFEASAEPVLTVNQGEHFWLDARSLLTGGLFEETGEYEKLSIPVTGPVAVRGVNPGDALRVDIHEIRIADRGAMVTMPGRGGFTGGLGRAGHVLEIVDSQVVFDHGITIPVRPMVGKVGVAPLGAGPNSSTVGIHGGNMDCKDVTAGSAVVLPAQVPGAMLYAGDLHAAQGDGECSLTAVEVEGSVRLSCTVVPGSAVSDAGAVVRRPVVLSGGSVITIGDGDTLDEAARLALDDMLELLQTDRNWSREKTAMLLSAAADVSVSQLVNARVSAKVTLASRYFSAEPFTLDSSDTMNAQVSDV, encoded by the coding sequence ATGCAAGACATCCAGCCGCTGCAAGAGGTGCCGTCCGCGGAGCTGGCGCGTGCCAGCTACGAGCACGCCTCGCCGTCGTTTGAGGCGAGCGCCGAACCGGTCCTCACCGTTAACCAGGGCGAGCATTTCTGGCTCGACGCGAGGAGCTTGCTCACCGGCGGCCTCTTCGAGGAGACCGGCGAGTACGAGAAACTGTCCATTCCGGTCACCGGTCCGGTGGCAGTCCGTGGGGTGAATCCCGGCGACGCGCTGCGCGTGGACATCCACGAGATCAGGATCGCCGACCGCGGGGCCATGGTCACCATGCCCGGACGCGGCGGCTTCACCGGGGGCCTCGGCCGGGCGGGCCACGTGTTGGAGATCGTGGATAGCCAGGTGGTGTTCGACCACGGCATCACCATCCCCGTCCGACCCATGGTCGGCAAGGTGGGGGTGGCACCGCTGGGCGCCGGTCCCAATTCCAGCACCGTGGGAATCCATGGCGGCAACATGGACTGCAAGGACGTGACGGCGGGGTCCGCCGTCGTCCTCCCCGCGCAGGTGCCCGGAGCTATGCTGTACGCCGGGGATCTGCACGCGGCCCAGGGCGACGGCGAGTGCTCGCTGACCGCCGTCGAGGTTGAAGGCAGCGTGCGGCTCTCCTGCACGGTGGTCCCGGGGTCTGCGGTTTCCGACGCCGGTGCCGTCGTCCGGCGGCCGGTGGTCCTCAGTGGCGGTTCTGTCATCACCATCGGCGACGGCGACACCCTGGACGAGGCGGCGCGGCTCGCCCTGGACGACATGCTCGAACTGCTTCAGACGGACCGGAACTGGTCGAGGGAGAAGACTGCGATGCTGCTCAGTGCGGCCGCGGACGTGTCCGTCTCGCAACTGGTCAACGCCCGGGTCTCGGCCAAGGTCACCCTGGCCTCGCGCTATTTCAGCGCCGAACCTTTCACCCTTGATTCTTCCGACACTATGAATGCGCAGGTCTCCGATGTTTGA
- a CDS encoding dihydroorotase family protein — protein sequence MFDLLLTNGLVVTPSGAERLDIGIAEGKIVSLRASGVGTPDEARRVVDLKGQLVVPGGVDPHVHTNSVLPTAAESGIMCFGPDRVSEGAIYGGTTTLVDFAHWKPGDELSESFARKSAEWAGSTYTDYALHGTFKEPEIPFEVLEQVPDAVANGHGSYKVWMTNTTPTRPKQKTDLGNMWGLMEQTAAAGAMLAVHAEDDDIVMYSYKKLQRQGKTALEYMHHAHNNLSEKLSFQRAITLAHHVGAPIYLMHVSAREGVDAIREARGRGQAVYGEILPHYAYFTAEDYKQENGAIYHTYPSLKSETDRDSMWESLLDGSLSTLATDGVCTDLDVKTRGKTILDATGGHAGVEMRMAVAYTEGVKKRGLDLTRFVDITSANAAKILGLYPQKGVIAVGSDADLAVLDTNVDRKITASDLHEADYTPWEGYRVAAWPSMTVLRGTVMVEDRKLLTGPGGTLLKQRVSSDILNRPAC from the coding sequence ATGTTTGATCTCCTCCTGACCAACGGCTTGGTCGTCACGCCCTCCGGTGCCGAGCGCCTGGATATCGGCATTGCGGAGGGCAAGATCGTGTCGCTCCGCGCCTCAGGGGTTGGCACGCCTGACGAAGCCCGACGCGTGGTGGACCTGAAAGGCCAGCTGGTGGTTCCCGGCGGCGTGGATCCCCATGTGCACACCAACTCGGTGCTTCCCACCGCGGCAGAGAGCGGCATCATGTGCTTCGGGCCGGACCGCGTGAGCGAGGGCGCGATCTACGGCGGCACCACCACCCTCGTGGACTTTGCGCACTGGAAGCCGGGCGACGAACTGTCCGAGTCCTTCGCACGGAAGTCGGCCGAGTGGGCCGGCTCCACGTACACGGACTACGCGCTGCACGGCACCTTCAAGGAGCCGGAGATCCCCTTCGAGGTCCTGGAGCAGGTCCCGGATGCGGTGGCTAACGGGCACGGCAGCTATAAGGTGTGGATGACGAACACGACGCCGACCCGGCCCAAGCAGAAGACGGACCTGGGCAACATGTGGGGGCTGATGGAGCAGACGGCCGCCGCGGGCGCCATGCTTGCGGTCCATGCCGAGGACGACGACATTGTCATGTACTCGTACAAGAAGCTGCAGCGCCAGGGCAAGACCGCCCTTGAGTACATGCACCATGCCCACAACAACCTCTCCGAAAAGCTCTCCTTCCAGCGGGCCATCACCCTCGCCCACCATGTGGGGGCCCCCATCTACCTCATGCACGTCAGCGCCCGCGAAGGCGTGGATGCCATCCGCGAGGCACGCGGCCGCGGCCAGGCGGTGTACGGCGAGATCCTTCCGCACTACGCCTACTTCACGGCCGAGGACTATAAGCAGGAGAACGGCGCAATCTACCACACGTACCCATCCTTGAAGTCCGAGACGGACCGGGATTCGATGTGGGAATCGCTGCTGGACGGTTCGCTGAGCACGCTGGCCACCGACGGCGTGTGCACTGACCTGGACGTGAAGACGCGCGGCAAGACCATCCTCGACGCGACCGGCGGCCATGCCGGCGTTGAGATGCGCATGGCGGTGGCGTACACCGAAGGCGTCAAGAAGCGGGGCCTGGACCTGACACGCTTCGTCGACATCACGTCTGCCAACGCCGCCAAGATCCTGGGTCTGTACCCGCAGAAGGGTGTTATCGCCGTCGGCAGCGACGCGGACCTGGCCGTGCTGGACACAAACGTCGATCGCAAGATCACGGCCTCGGACCTGCACGAGGCGGACTACACGCCGTGGGAGGGCTACCGGGTGGCGGCCTGGCCCAGCATGACCGTACTGCGCGGAACCGTCATGGTGGAAGACCGCAAGTTATTGACCGGCCCGGGCGGGACACTACTCAAACAACGCGTGTCCAGCGACATCCTCAACCGGCCGGCCTGCTAA
- a CDS encoding transposase family protein: protein MTKKKALAYKSADRAGKSRILNELVELTGWHRDYARTALREALVLKVVKPRPGRTPVYGPELLPSLVTCWAVLRAPAGRLLAPMLPVLVPLLRRDKELVITDAQADLLMRMSAATIDRKLAGERAKLFPRGRSHTKPGTLLKSQIPIRTWAEWDDAVPGFVEIDLVGHEGGNNFGEFCFTLTVTDVSTGWTVNRSVRNKAAKWVFEALEYVTAVFPFPIIGIDSDNGSEFINDHLLAYCHAQQITFTRSRPGNKNDGAHVEQKNWARVRELVGYLRYDTAAELEKLNQIWELDRIFTNYLLPQQKLIEKQRHGAKVTKKHDAPATPHHRAIRHERMRKRPIIRMNAAFKQIKPGALSRQILALTGQLETLSRAKQPAAAKPINRAWNN from the coding sequence GTGACAAAGAAGAAAGCCCTCGCCTACAAAAGCGCCGATCGTGCAGGGAAGTCCCGGATCCTGAACGAGCTGGTCGAGTTGACCGGTTGGCACCGCGATTACGCCCGGACCGCTCTGCGGGAGGCCCTGGTCCTGAAGGTCGTCAAGCCCAGACCGGGCCGGACACCGGTCTACGGGCCTGAGCTGCTGCCATCCCTGGTCACGTGCTGGGCGGTGCTGCGCGCCCCTGCCGGCAGGCTGCTGGCCCCGATGCTGCCGGTCCTGGTGCCGCTGCTGCGCCGGGACAAGGAACTGGTGATCACTGACGCGCAGGCGGATCTGCTGATGCGCATGAGCGCGGCGACCATCGACCGCAAACTCGCCGGCGAACGGGCGAAACTCTTCCCGCGGGGACGCTCGCACACCAAGCCCGGCACGCTCCTGAAATCCCAGATCCCGATCCGGACCTGGGCCGAATGGGACGACGCCGTGCCAGGGTTTGTGGAGATCGATCTGGTCGGCCACGAAGGCGGCAACAACTTCGGGGAATTCTGCTTCACCCTGACCGTGACGGACGTTTCCACCGGCTGGACCGTGAACCGGTCCGTGCGGAACAAAGCCGCCAAATGGGTCTTCGAGGCCCTCGAGTACGTCACCGCAGTGTTCCCCTTCCCGATCATCGGGATCGATTCGGACAACGGCTCGGAGTTCATCAATGACCACCTGCTGGCCTACTGCCATGCCCAGCAGATCACTTTCACCCGGTCCCGTCCGGGAAACAAGAACGACGGCGCCCACGTGGAGCAAAAGAACTGGGCCAGGGTCCGGGAACTCGTCGGTTACCTCCGCTACGACACCGCCGCGGAACTGGAGAAACTCAACCAAATCTGGGAGCTGGACCGGATCTTCACTAACTACCTGCTGCCCCAGCAAAAACTCATCGAAAAGCAGCGGCACGGCGCGAAAGTGACCAAGAAGCACGACGCACCAGCCACACCCCACCACCGCGCGATCCGACACGAGAGGATGCGCAAACGCCCCATCATCCGAATGAACGCCGCCTTCAAACAGATCAAACCAGGCGCACTCTCACGCCAGATCCTGGCACTCACCGGCCAGCTGGAAACACTCTCCCGGGCAAAACAACCCGCCGCCGCCAAACCCATCAACAGGGCCTGGAACAACTGA
- a CDS encoding N-acetylmannosamine-6-phosphate 2-epimerase encodes MTSPFLLDRLRGGLVVSCQALPGEPLFVAEGGVMPLLAAAAGQGGAVGIRCNSARDVREVKAAVGLPVIGLIKKQYPPYEPYITATMAEVEALVAVGADIVALDCTHRERFDGLSPAAFIAQIRTEHPGLALMADIATLDEGLAAAEAGIDFVGTTLSGYTPQSQAAPSPDFGLVEQLVIGTAVPVIAEGRIRTPQQARQMLDLGAFCVVVGGAITRPLEITTDFVKALA; translated from the coding sequence ATGACAAGCCCCTTTCTTTTAGACCGCCTGCGCGGTGGTCTTGTTGTGTCCTGCCAGGCATTGCCGGGCGAGCCATTGTTCGTTGCCGAAGGCGGCGTGATGCCGCTCCTGGCGGCAGCGGCCGGGCAGGGCGGGGCGGTTGGGATCCGCTGCAACTCTGCGCGTGACGTCCGCGAAGTCAAGGCAGCTGTCGGGCTCCCTGTGATCGGGCTCATCAAGAAGCAATATCCGCCGTACGAGCCCTACATCACTGCCACCATGGCCGAGGTGGAAGCTCTCGTGGCCGTGGGTGCAGACATCGTGGCGTTGGACTGCACTCACCGTGAACGCTTTGACGGGCTCAGCCCCGCCGCGTTTATCGCGCAGATCCGGACCGAACACCCGGGCCTGGCCCTCATGGCAGACATCGCCACGCTCGATGAAGGACTGGCCGCCGCCGAGGCCGGTATCGATTTTGTCGGGACCACCCTCAGCGGCTACACGCCTCAGTCCCAAGCGGCACCCTCTCCTGACTTTGGACTGGTCGAACAGCTGGTAATCGGAACTGCGGTGCCGGTTATCGCTGAGGGCCGGATCCGCACGCCGCAGCAAGCCCGCCAGATGCTTGACCTCGGCGCCTTCTGCGTGGTGGTCGGCGGTGCGATCACCAGGCCCCTGGAGATCACCACAGACTTCGTAAAGGCCCTCGCTTAA
- a CDS encoding PTS transporter subunit EIIC, with the protein MFKQLQKVGKAFMLPIAILPAAGLLLGIGGALSNPNTVQAFPALNNSILQGIFGVMSAAGATVFSNLALLLSIGLCIGLAKRDKGTAALAGVVGYLVMTATIKSMLDIFKPGAEPVDTGVVGALVIGAAAVFLHNRYRNIELPAVLGFFGGSRFVPIVTAFAGIFVGIFFFLAWPPIQQGMVSAGTWMAGLGPVGTFFYGFFMRLSGAVGLHHMIYPLFWFTPLGGTELVNGVSVSGAQKIFFAQLADPNHVGMFTEGTRYFAGRFATMMFGLPAACLAMWHCVPKGRRAKYTGLFLSVALTSFITGITEPIEFMFLFVAPLLYVFHAFLDGVSFFLADILNIRLGNTFSGGAIDFTLFGILQGNDRTNWLLVLPIGAVWFALYYFSFRFAIKRFKIGTPGHLEDTIARDAEPTDAQSPEDPALVPATVGRRGESTINAEAAKVLEALGGATNLEEVDACITRLRVSVKDPAMVDKTALRKLGATDVFEVRGGVQAVYGGKAILYKNAINESLGLDD; encoded by the coding sequence ATGTTCAAGCAACTGCAAAAAGTCGGCAAGGCATTCATGCTGCCGATCGCCATCCTTCCGGCCGCCGGCCTACTGCTCGGCATCGGCGGCGCCCTGTCGAATCCGAACACCGTTCAGGCCTTTCCCGCCCTGAATAACTCAATCCTTCAGGGAATCTTCGGCGTCATGTCCGCTGCGGGGGCGACGGTCTTCAGCAACCTTGCCCTTCTGCTCTCGATTGGTCTCTGCATCGGCCTGGCGAAGCGGGACAAGGGCACCGCTGCCTTGGCCGGCGTCGTGGGCTATCTGGTCATGACCGCCACCATCAAATCGATGCTGGACATCTTCAAGCCCGGGGCCGAACCTGTAGACACCGGGGTAGTCGGTGCACTGGTCATCGGCGCCGCAGCCGTTTTCCTGCACAACCGCTACCGCAACATTGAGTTGCCGGCCGTCCTCGGATTCTTCGGCGGCTCCCGTTTTGTCCCGATCGTGACGGCCTTCGCCGGTATCTTCGTGGGCATCTTCTTCTTCCTTGCGTGGCCGCCTATCCAGCAGGGGATGGTCAGCGCCGGCACGTGGATGGCCGGGCTCGGACCTGTGGGGACGTTCTTCTATGGCTTCTTTATGCGCCTCAGCGGTGCGGTTGGCCTGCACCACATGATCTACCCCTTGTTCTGGTTCACCCCCTTGGGCGGAACCGAGCTGGTTAATGGAGTGTCAGTGTCGGGCGCCCAGAAGATCTTCTTCGCACAGCTGGCTGATCCTAACCATGTTGGAATGTTCACCGAAGGAACCCGTTACTTCGCCGGCCGCTTTGCCACGATGATGTTCGGCCTCCCGGCCGCCTGCCTGGCAATGTGGCACTGCGTCCCCAAGGGCCGACGCGCCAAGTACACCGGCCTTTTCCTCTCTGTTGCGCTCACCTCCTTCATCACCGGCATTACCGAGCCCATCGAGTTCATGTTCCTGTTCGTGGCACCGCTGCTGTACGTGTTCCACGCCTTCCTCGACGGTGTTTCCTTCTTCCTCGCCGATATCCTGAACATCCGCCTCGGCAACACCTTCTCGGGCGGCGCGATCGACTTCACGCTCTTCGGCATCCTGCAGGGCAACGACCGGACCAACTGGCTGCTCGTGCTGCCCATCGGCGCGGTCTGGTTCGCCCTGTACTACTTCTCCTTCCGCTTCGCCATCAAACGGTTCAAAATTGGCACCCCCGGGCACCTGGAGGACACCATCGCCCGGGATGCAGAACCGACGGACGCCCAAAGCCCGGAAGACCCGGCCCTCGTGCCGGCAACGGTCGGCCGCCGCGGCGAAAGCACTATCAACGCAGAAGCCGCAAAGGTCCTCGAAGCTCTCGGCGGTGCCACCAACCTTGAAGAGGTGGATGCCTGCATCACCCGCCTGCGTGTATCCGTGAAGGATCCCGCCATGGTTGATAAGACCGCCCTGCGCAAGCTCGGGGCCACCGACGTGTTTGAAGTCCGTGGCGGCGTGCAGGCCGTTTACGGCGGCAAGGCCATCTTGTACAAAAACGCAATCAATGAGAGCCTCGGCCTCGACGACTAA
- a CDS encoding PTS glucose transporter subunit IIA, whose amino-acid sequence MLNPFKKKSESIYSPVSGRIVSLDEVPDPVFAQRSVGDGFAIEPTDGSFRSPVDGELLLVATTRHAFAVRTHEGAEILVHIGIDTVTLKGEGFTGHRQAGDMVSRGDLIISCNLDAIKTKVPSMITPVLLTNGAKFSMSSPDFHASGAPVITVRRK is encoded by the coding sequence ATGCTAAACCCCTTCAAGAAAAAGAGTGAGTCCATCTACAGCCCCGTATCAGGGCGGATCGTCTCCCTGGACGAGGTACCGGACCCTGTCTTCGCACAGCGCTCCGTCGGCGACGGCTTTGCCATCGAGCCCACCGACGGATCCTTCCGCAGCCCGGTGGACGGCGAACTGCTCCTGGTGGCGACGACACGGCATGCATTCGCCGTCCGCACCCATGAAGGGGCGGAGATCCTGGTCCACATTGGAATCGACACCGTCACCCTCAAAGGCGAAGGATTCACCGGTCACCGGCAGGCCGGCGACATGGTCTCCCGCGGTGACCTCATCATCAGCTGCAACCTGGACGCCATCAAGACAAAGGTGCCCTCCATGATTACCCCCGTCCTGCTGACGAACGGCGCGAAATTCTCCATGAGCTCACCGGATTTCCACGCCAGCGGCGCACCCGTGATCACGGTCCGGCGGAAATAG
- a CDS encoding PRD domain-containing protein, producing the protein MASDVTASTQASIKRVYNNNVLLAIETDATEVVLLGKGIGFQRRPGEAVDTSLADQRFVAEGPYRAPQLAGLLSDAPSDQITLAQTITELGHATLGLEPRQSLMIPVLDHLMFAVRRAQEGTHIDFPLRWEVAQLYPAEAALGRHVVTLVNESLGVQLQEDEWVAFALHFVNQQWTKGDFSKTVAMTETISRVFLRLAERWGTPIDENASSAARFVTHLRYVFARAASDKQLSTSRLDVLTAVRQAYPEAAEAALDIAELIGKAINRVISNDEISYLALHTTRLYAEMKEQQ; encoded by the coding sequence ATGGCCAGCGACGTGACGGCATCGACGCAGGCCAGCATCAAGCGCGTCTACAACAACAACGTGCTGCTCGCCATCGAAACAGACGCCACCGAGGTAGTGCTGTTGGGCAAAGGCATCGGTTTTCAGCGTCGCCCCGGAGAGGCCGTCGATACTTCCCTGGCCGATCAACGTTTCGTCGCTGAGGGGCCCTACCGGGCCCCTCAGCTGGCGGGACTGCTCAGCGACGCACCCTCTGACCAGATCACGCTGGCCCAAACTATCACCGAGCTGGGCCATGCAACTCTTGGCCTGGAGCCGCGACAATCGCTCATGATCCCCGTCCTTGACCACCTAATGTTCGCAGTGCGCCGGGCCCAGGAAGGCACCCACATCGACTTCCCGCTCCGATGGGAAGTGGCCCAGCTATACCCCGCAGAAGCAGCGCTGGGGCGCCACGTTGTGACCCTGGTGAACGAAAGCCTAGGGGTACAGCTGCAGGAAGATGAATGGGTCGCGTTCGCATTGCACTTCGTCAACCAGCAGTGGACCAAAGGAGATTTTTCGAAGACGGTCGCCATGACCGAAACCATCAGCCGGGTATTTCTTCGGCTGGCCGAGCGCTGGGGCACACCGATCGATGAGAACGCGAGCAGTGCGGCGCGTTTCGTGACACACCTGCGCTATGTATTCGCCCGGGCCGCGAGCGACAAACAACTGAGCACGTCGCGGCTGGACGTGCTCACGGCGGTACGGCAGGCCTATCCCGAGGCCGCCGAGGCCGCCCTTGACATCGCCGAGCTGATCGGAAAAGCAATTAACCGGGTAATCAGCAACGACGAAATCTCATACCTCGCCCTTCACACAACCCGCCTTTACGCCGAAATGAAAGAACAACAATGA
- a CDS encoding HPr family phosphocarrier protein has product MTSKTVTVGSSVGLHARPAAQIAQAAADYDKEITLTLPGKPPADASSSLMIMMLGATHGDTITVASDDPAAVEAITALIGSELDAA; this is encoded by the coding sequence ATGACCAGCAAAACCGTAACGGTCGGGTCATCCGTCGGCCTGCACGCCCGTCCCGCCGCACAGATTGCGCAAGCAGCCGCAGACTACGACAAGGAAATCACCCTTACACTCCCCGGCAAACCGCCCGCCGACGCCAGCTCCTCCCTCATGATCATGATGCTGGGAGCAACCCACGGTGACACGATTACGGTAGCCTCCGACGATCCCGCCGCCGTTGAAGCGATCACTGCCCTCATCGGCAGCGAGCTGGACGCCGCATAG
- the nagB gene encoding glucosamine-6-phosphate deaminase, whose protein sequence is MEIIILPTPAAVARTAADVIEQQVRRGPSVLGLATGSTPLGTYQELTERHRTRGLSFAQAQAFLLDEYVGLPTAHPQSYHSVIRDEFTDSVDFGAGSVHGLNGMAVDLEAEAAQYEARITATGGVDVQILGIGTDGHVGFNEPMSSLGSRTRIKTLTRQTRQDNARFFKHIDDVPNHVLTQGLGTIREARHLLLLAMGEAKAEAIAAAVEGPVAAICPASALQLHPHVSVLVDEAAASRLAHREYYTDTFGRKPAWQGL, encoded by the coding sequence ATGGAAATCATCATCCTTCCCACCCCTGCCGCCGTAGCCCGCACGGCTGCCGACGTTATCGAACAGCAGGTTCGGCGTGGCCCGTCCGTTCTTGGGCTGGCCACCGGCTCCACCCCGCTTGGGACATACCAGGAGCTCACCGAGCGGCACCGGACCCGCGGCCTGAGCTTTGCCCAGGCGCAGGCATTCCTCCTGGACGAATACGTGGGCCTCCCCACCGCGCACCCGCAGTCCTACCACTCGGTCATTCGGGACGAATTCACCGACAGCGTCGACTTCGGCGCCGGAAGCGTGCACGGGCTCAACGGAATGGCTGTGGACCTGGAAGCAGAGGCTGCCCAGTACGAGGCGCGGATCACCGCAACTGGCGGGGTAGACGTTCAGATCCTTGGTATCGGAACCGACGGACACGTAGGTTTCAACGAGCCCATGTCATCACTCGGTTCCCGCACCCGGATCAAGACCCTCACTCGGCAGACCCGCCAAGACAACGCCCGCTTCTTCAAGCACATCGACGACGTTCCAAACCACGTCCTGACCCAAGGCCTGGGCACCATCCGGGAGGCACGGCACCTGCTGCTGCTCGCCATGGGCGAGGCCAAAGCGGAGGCCATCGCAGCCGCAGTGGAGGGTCCAGTTGCCGCAATATGCCCGGCCTCCGCGCTCCAGTTGCACCCGCACGTCTCCGTCCTAGTGGACGAAGCAGCGGCCTCCCGGCTGGCGCACCGCGAGTACTACACAGACACGTTCGGTCGGAAACCGGCGTGGCAGGGACTCTGA
- a CDS encoding N-acetylglucosamine-6-phosphate deacetylase translates to MIAGSHLEGPFISSGQCGAHDPELLLEPDLDLTASMLEAAGPSLASVTLAAELPGAGKLVDLLTHHGVIPSLGHTAASSSAAGEFLAQAADGLVLAGSSASAGRPRRPTVTHLFNAMPSLHHRSPGPVSASMAAARAGEAVVELIADGVHLAPETVKLVFELVGAENIALVTDSMAATGLQDGAYRLGPLAVTVREGVARVDTSGAIAGGTATLLDVVRTTVSAGVPLQQAVMSATAVPANVLGQSELLGELRAGLLADIVVVDQDLNLDKVFRRGEELTALN, encoded by the coding sequence TTGATCGCAGGGTCGCACTTGGAGGGTCCGTTCATCTCGTCGGGACAATGCGGCGCGCACGACCCGGAGCTACTGCTGGAACCGGACCTGGACCTGACGGCCTCCATGCTTGAGGCAGCCGGTCCGTCTCTGGCGTCCGTGACACTGGCGGCCGAGCTTCCCGGAGCCGGAAAACTTGTGGACCTGCTAACTCATCACGGCGTCATTCCGTCGCTGGGCCACACGGCAGCCAGCAGCTCAGCTGCCGGGGAGTTCCTGGCGCAGGCCGCTGACGGTCTGGTGCTGGCTGGATCTTCGGCTAGTGCCGGACGCCCCCGGCGGCCCACTGTGACGCACCTGTTCAACGCCATGCCCAGCCTGCACCACCGCTCCCCCGGCCCGGTCTCGGCCAGCATGGCAGCCGCCCGCGCCGGGGAGGCCGTGGTGGAATTGATTGCGGACGGCGTCCACCTCGCCCCTGAAACCGTGAAGTTGGTATTCGAGCTAGTGGGCGCGGAAAACATCGCCCTCGTCACAGATTCCATGGCTGCCACGGGTCTGCAGGATGGGGCGTACCGGCTGGGTCCGCTTGCCGTCACTGTCCGTGAGGGAGTGGCCCGGGTCGATACCAGCGGCGCCATCGCTGGCGGAACCGCCACCTTGCTGGATGTTGTGCGAACCACGGTATCGGCAGGAGTTCCTCTTCAACAGGCCGTGATGTCAGCGACAGCCGTCCCTGCGAATGTCTTGGGACAGTCCGAACTCCTTGGTGAGCTGCGCGCAGGGTTGCTGGCCGATATTGTGGTGGTCGATCAGGACCTGAACCTCGACAAGGTGTTCCGCCGGGGCGAAGAACTGACTGCTCTCAACTGA